Part of the Geodermatophilus obscurus DSM 43160 genome is shown below.
AGCGAGCGCCGCGCCGAACCGTCCCCCATGGCGAGGACGGCGACCGGGCCGGGGAGCCCGGCCAGCGCGCCGGCGAGGTCGTCGGGGCCGACGCCGAGGCGGACGCCGGCGTACCCGGCCCCGTCGAGCAGCCAGGCGCCGAGCGTGTGGGCCAGCGGCGTGCGGCGTCCACCGGGCCGGGCCCGTCCTGCGAAGGGCACCTCCAGGTCGACGCCCAGACCGCGGAGGTCACCGCCGTCACCGTCCCCGAAACGCCCGCAGCCCGCCTCGCCGCCGACCACCACGACCACCGCCGGCCGGGGGGCCAGCACCGCGTCGACCGCGGTCGCGCAGGCCGCCAGCAGCGTCGCGGTGTCCGCCGCCGCCCGCCCGGCCACGGCCGGCACCAGCAGCGGCGGGCAGGGGCAGAAGGCGACGGCCGACGGGGTCGCGCGGGACCGAGCGGCCGGGGCTGAGCTCACGGCAGCAGTCTCCCGGATGCGTCGTGGGACACTCCGACACGTGTCGAGCACGGAGAACGCCGGAAACTCCTCGCAGCAGCCGCCCCAGCCCGGGACGGCCGGATCCGAGGCGGTCGCCCCCGAGGCGGGGACGGCGGTGGCGCCCAGCCCCGGCGACGCCGCTCTCGTCGACCCGACCGCGGGGGCCGCCACCGAACAGGCCCCGTCGCAGGCCGCGCCGGAGACGCCCGCACCCGAGGCCTCCACTCCGGAGGCGCCCACACCCGAGGCTCCCGGTCCCGAGACCGCCATTCCCGAGTCCGCCACCCCGGGAACGCCCGCACCGCAGCACGCCGTCCCGGAGCACGCCGTCCCGCAGCACGCCGTCCCGCACCCGCCCGCCGACGCCGCCCCGGCGTCCGACCCCGCCCAGTGGGGCCGGGTGGACGAGGACGGGACGGTCTACGTGCGCACCGCCGAGGGCGAGCGCGCGGTCGGCTCGTGGCAGGCCGGCGACCCGGCCTCGGGGCTGGCCCACTACGCCCGCCGCTACGACGACCTGGCCACCGAGGTCACCCTGCTCGAGGCGCGGCTGCGGGCGCACACCGGCAACCCCAGCGAGATCAAGGCCAAGGCGCAGGCGCTAGCCGAGTCCATCCCCACCGCCACCGCCGTCGGCGACCTCGACGGGCTGGCCGCCCGCGCCCGGGCGATGGTGGGGACCGCCGACTCCGCGGCCGCCGAGTCCCGGGCGGAGAAGGCCGCCGCACGGGCCGCGCAGGTCGCCCGCAAGGAGGCGCTGGCCGTCGAGGCCGAGCAGATCGCCGCCGAGTCCACCTCGTGGAAGGCCGCCGGGGACCGGCTCAAGGCCATCGTCGAGGAGTGGAAGACCATCCGCGGCATCGACCGCAAGACCGACGAGGCGCTGTGGAGCCGCTTCGCCGCCGCCCGTGACGCCTTCGGTCGCCGCCGGGGCGCGCACTTCGCCGCCCTCGACGCCCAGCGCGGCGAGGCCCGCGCGGCCAAGCAGGAGCTCATCAACGAGGCGCAGCGGCTGTCCACGTCGACCGAGTGGGGTCCCACGAGCGCCGCCATGCGCTCGCTGATGGACCGCTGGAAGGCCGTGCCGCGCACCGGCCGCGACGGCGACGACGACCTGTGGAAGCAGTTCCGCGCCGCGCAGGACGTCTTCTTCAGCGCCCGCGCCGAGTCCGACAAGGCCCGCAACGCCGAGCAGCTGGCCAACCAGCAGGCCAAGGAGGAGATCCTCGCCGAGGCCGAGAAGCTCGACCCGTCCAGCGACCTGCGCGGAGCCCAGAACGTGCTGCGCAAGCTGCAGGAGCGCTACGACGCCATCGGCCACGTGCCGCGCGGCGCCATGCGCCAGCTGGAGGACCGGATGCAGGCCGTCGAGCAGCGCATCCGCGGCGCCGTCGACACCTCCCGCCCGCGGGTGGCTCCGGAGAACCCGATGGTCACCTCAATGCGGCAGGCGGTGACCAAGGCCGAGGAGCAGCTCGCCAAGGCCGAGGCCGCCGGCGACGGCCGCCGGATCGAGGAGGCCCGGGCGAACCTGGCCACCCGCCAGGAGTGGCTGGCCGAGGCCGAGAAGAGCGCCAACCGCCGCTGACGAAAGGACCCCGCTGCCCCCCGCCGCTCGCGAGCTCGCGGCGGGACCCTGCAGCGGGGCCGCCCTGGACCGTTACGAAGGGGCGCCGATGCGGGGCATCCCGAGCAGGACGCCGGGGGTGGTCGGGCGGGTGCCCGCCTCGGCGGCGTCGCCGGCCCGGGTGCGCCGGTGCGACACCAGTGGACCGTCGGCGACCAGGTGGTGCGGCGCCGCCTGGGTCACCACGGTCTCGACCACGTCGCCGGGGCGGACGCCGTCCGCCGCCGTGAAGTGCACCAGCCGTCCGTCGCGGGCGCGACCCGAGAGCCGGCCGCGCTGGGCGTCCTTGCTGCCCTCACCCGCCGCGACCAGCAGCTCGACGGTCCGCCCGACCTGGGCCCGGTTCTCCGCCCAGCTGATCTCGTCCTGCAGCGCGGTCAGCCGCAGGTAGCGCTCCTGCACGACCTCCTTGGGCAGCTGACCCTCCATCCCCGCGGCCGGCGTCCCGGGCCGCTTGGAGTACTGGAAGGTGAAGGCGCTGGAGAAGCGGGCCTGGCGGACCACGTCGAGGGTCTGCTCGAAGTCGGCCTCGGTCTCGCCGGGGAAGCCCACGATGATGTCGGTGGTGATCGCGGCGTCCGGCATCGCGGCCCGCACCCGGTCGATGATCCCCAGGTACCGGTCCTGCCGATAACCGCGGCGCATCCGGCGGAGGACGTCGTCCGAGCCGGACTGCAGCGGCATGTGCAACTGGTGGCAGACCGCGGGGGTCTCGGCCATCGCGGTGATGACGTCGTCGGTGAACTCCCGCGGGTGCGGGCTGGTGAACCGCACCCGCTCCAGCCCGTCGATCCGGCCGGTCGCACGCAGCAGGTCGGCGAACGCACCCCGGTCGCGGAACTCGACGCCGTAGGCGTTCACGTTCTGGCCGAGGAGGGTCACCTCGAGGACGCCCTGGTCGACCAGCGCCTGCACCTCGGCCAGGATCTCGCCGGGCCGGCGGTCCCGCTCCTTGCCGCGCAGCGCCGGGACGATGCAGAACGTGCAGGTGTTGTTGCAGCCGACGCTGATGGACACCCAGCCGGAGTAGGCGGAGTCCCGCTTGGCCGGCAGCGTCGACGGGAAGACCTCGAGGGCCTCGGCGATCTCCACCTGGGCCTCGGCGTTGTGCCGCGCGCGCTCCAGCAGCGCCGGCAGCGAGCCGACGTTGTGCGTGCCGAAGACGACGTCCACCCAGGGGGCCCGCCGGACGATCTCGCCCCGGTCCTTCTGCGCCAGGCAGCCGCCGACGGCGATCTGCATGCCCGGACGGCCGTCCTTGACCGGGCGGAGGTGGCCCAGGTTGCCGTAGAGGCGGTTGTCGGCGTTCTCCCGCACCGCGCAGGTGTTGAGGACGACGACGTCGGCGTCCTCCCCCTCGGGGGCGGCGGCGTAGCCGGCGGCCTCCAGCAGCCCGGAGAGGCGCTCGGAGTCGTGCACGTTCATCTGGCAGCCGTAGGTGCGGACCCGGTAGGTCCGCCCGGCAGCCTGCAGGTCGGTCGTCATGACGGAACGAGGGTACGGCGACCCGATCGGGCGTCCCCCGCCTCACCCGGCCGGGCTTCGTTACGCCTTCGTGATCGCGGGAGACGGATGGCGTCGTCCGCCGCCTCTAGGGTTCCCCGGGTGACCAGCCGTACCACCGGAGAGCCTCTCGTCCGCCTGTCCGGGGTCGACAAGTGGTTCGGTGAGCTGCACGTCCTGCAGGACATCGACCTGTCGATCGACCGCGGCGAGGTGGTCGTCGTCATCGGCCCGTCCGGGTCGGGCAAGTCGACGCTGTGCCGCACGATCAACCGGCTGGAGCCCATCGACTCCGGCGAGATCACCATCGACGGCCAGCGCCTGCCCGAGGAGGGCAAGGAGCTCGCCCGGCTGCGGGCCGACGTCGGCATGGTGTTCCAGAGCTTCAACCTCTTCGCCCACAAGACGATCCTCGAGAACGTCACCCTCGGCCCGATCAAGGTGCGCAAGCAGAGCAAGGGCGAGGCCGAGCGGCGCGCCCGCGAGCTGCTGGACCGGGTCGGGGTCGGCGCGCAGGCGAACAAGTACCCGGCACAGCTCTCGGGGGGCCAGCAGCAGCGGGTCGCCATCGCGCGCGCCCTCGCGATGGACCCCAAGGTGATGCTCTTCGACGAGCCGACCTCCGCGCTGGACCCCGAGATGATCAACGAGGTCCTCGACGTGATGACCTCGCTGGCCCGCGACGGCATGACGATGGTCGTCGTCACCCACGAGATGGGCTTCGCCCGCCGGGCGGCCAACCGGGTCGTGTTCATGGACGCCGGCCGGATCGTCGAGTCCGCCGTCCCCGAGACCTTCTTCACCAACCCGCAGTCGGACCGGGCCAAGGACTTCCTCGCGAAGATCCTCACCCACTGAGCCCGGTAGAGAGGAACGCACATGCGCATCACCCGCTACGCCGCCACCTTCGGAGCCCTGGGCCTCGTGCTCGCCGGCTGTTCCAGCGAGGCCGGCCAGCAGGCCGCGGAGGCCACCGCGAACGCCCCCGAGGTCGCCCAGGACGTCGAGTTCCCGGCCGGCAGCACGATGGCCGAGCTCGCCGAGGCCGGGACGATCACCGTCGGCACGAAGTTCGACCAGCCCGGCTTCGGTCTGGCCAACCCGCAGGGCGTGCCCGAGGGCTTCGACGTCGAGGTCACGAAGATCATCGCCGGTGAGCTGGGCATCGCCCCCGAGGAGATCGAGTGGAAGGAGACGGTGTCGGCCAACCGGGAGTCCTTCATCCAGAACGGCGACGTCGACATCGTCGTGGCCACGTACACGATCAACGACGCCCGGAAGCAGCTCATCGACTTCGCCGGGCCCTACTACGTGGCCGGGCAGGACATCATGGTCGCCACGGGCAACCCGCTGGCCATCGAGGGCCCTGACGACCTCGCCGGCAAGCGGGTCTGCTCGGTGGAGGGCTCCACGCCGGCACAGAACATCCGGGACAACTACCCCGAGGCCCAGCTGACCCTGTTCGACGTGTACTCCAAGTGCGCCGACGCGCTGCGCAACGGCCAGGTCGACGCGGTGACCACCGACAACGTCATCCTCACCGGCCTCGTGCAGGGCGGTCAGGGCGCGTTCGAGCTGGTGGGCAACCCCTTCACCCAGGAGCCGTACGGCATCGGCCTGACCAAGGGCGACGACGAGTTCCGCGGCTTCATCAACGACACCCTCGAGCAGGCCTTCGAGGACGGCAGCTGGGCCGCGGCCTGGGACCGGACCGCGGGCGCCATCACCGGCGAGCCGGCTCCCGAGCCCCCGACGGTCGACCGGTACTGACCGAGCGGATCCCCCTGACGCCGCCGGGCGGGACCTCCCGCCCGGCGGCGCCTCGCCGTCCCGACCCGGAGAGGAGGCGCCGTGGACTTCGTGCGCGATAACGCCGACCTGTTCCTCGATGCGTTCCTGACCACCCTCGGTCTGTCGCTGCTGGCCGGTCTGCTGGCGCTGGTGCTCGGCACCCTCCTCGCCGCGATGCGCGTCAGCCCGATCCCCCCGCTGCGCGGCCTGGCCACGTTCTATGTCGAGACCTTCCGCAACACGCCGCTCACGGTGGTCTTCTTCTTCATCATCTTCGGGCTGCCGCAGATCGACTTCGTCATCGGCTTCTTCCCGGGTGCCGTCCTGTCGGTCGGCCTCTACACCGCCGCGTTCGTCTGCGAGGCGGTGCGCTCCGGGGTCAACGCGGTGTCGGGCGGCCAGGCCGAGGCCGCGCGGGCGCTCGGGCTGACCTTCGGGCAGGCCCTCCGTGAGGTCGTCCTCCCCCAAGCGTTCCGGACCGTGGTCCCACCCCTGGGCAACGTGCTGATCGCGATGGTGAAGAACACGTCCATCGCCGCGGGCTTCTCGGTGAGCGACCTGAGCTCGCTGCTGCCCCGGCTGGTCAACGCCGACGCCGGTGACCTGACCCTCGTGCTCGTCGGCGTGGTCGTCGGCTACATGGTCATCACCCTCCCGTCCGCCCTGGCGGTCAACCAGATCGAGCGCCGGGTGGCGATCCTGCGATGACGACACCCGTCCTCTTCGACGTGCCCGGCCCGAAGGCCCGCCGGCGCATCCGCATCGGCACGGCGGTCGGCGTCCTCGTCGTCGTGGCGATCGCCGTCCTCGTCCTCGTCCGCCTGGCCGGCAACGGCCAGCTGGAGGCGCAGCGCTGGGCCGTCCTGTTCGACCCGGCCAGCCAGGTGCCGCAGGCACTCGGTCAGGCCCTGTTGCGCACCCTGCAGGTCGCGATCGTGGGCATGGTGCTGGCCACCGTGCTCGGTCTGGTGCTCTCGGTCGGCCGGCTCTCGGAGCACCGCTGGGTCCGCGTGGTCGTCACGACGTCGATCGAGTTCTTCCGCGCGGTGCCGCTGCTGGTCCTGATCTTCGCGCTCTACTTCCTGCTCCCGAAGTTCGGGATCCGGCTCAGCGCGTTCTGGGCCCTCGTGGGTGGCTTGGTCCTCTACAACGCTGCGGTGCTCGCCGAGATCTTCCGCGCCGGGATCCTGTCGGTGGACCGTGGCCAGCGCGAGGCCGCCTACGGACTCGGCATGCGCAAGACGCAGGTCATGACGCTGGTGCTGCTCCCGCAGGCGGTCCGGCGCATGCTGCCGGTGCTCATCGCCCAGCTCGTCGTGCTGCTCAAGGACACCTCGCTGGGCTTCATCATCAGTTTCCCCGAACTCCTGCGCGGAGCGCGTGGCCTGGTGGAGTTCTTCACGCTGCAGTTCGGCAACCAGTACACGTTCCAGCTCTACGTCGCCGCCGCGGTCATCTACATCGCGATCAACCTGGTGCTGTCGTGGCTGGCGCAGTACGTGGAGCGGCGCACCCGTGGCAACGCGAAGACGGCGGCCACGACGCCGACCGAGTTGCCCGCCGACGTGCAGATGGGCGGTGGCGGCGGCGTCGTCCCGACAGTCCGGTGACCCCGGTTGCCGGGTGGGGCTGCCGGGTTCGCCCGGCGGTCCCGTCCGGCGGCCGGACTGCCGAGAACTGCGACGTGGACACCGCACTCCGCCCCGCCGTGCCTCCGCTCCCGGCGCCGGTGCGCCGTCCGGCGGCACCCCCGGACGCCGCCCAGGACTTCGTGACCCGGCTGCGGGCCTCCGCGTCGTCCCTGGCCGCCGCCGCGGGCGCCGACACCGCCGTCGTGCGGGAGGTCGTGCCGCCGGCCCGCCACCGGCGCTCGCGGTGCCGGGTGGTGCTGCGCTTCGCCGGGGGTGGGGAGACGGACGTGACCTTCCTCGGGCCGGTGAGCTCCGCGGCCGCCGCGCCCGACCGGGCCTTCGACCTGCAGATCCGGGCATGGCTGTCCTGCGAGCTGGGCCGCGAGGGCAGCTGGCTGGTGGCCGACGACGAGGCACCGGACGGCGTCGCCGTCGACGTGACCGCCTGGTCGGCGGCCGAGCGCTCCGCGGAGCAACCCGCTCCGTGCGCCGGATGACCGGCCCGGGGGTGTTCCCGCTTCCCTGACCTGCGTCGGTGGGTCACCATGGGTTCCAGCTCCGAGCCGGAGGAGCGCGGTCGCCCCTGGGAGTCGCCGCATGACCGCTCTGGCCCCGCATCCCATCGTGACGCGATCGAGCACCGCTCCTGCACCGGAGAAGGGCTCGCGGCTGTCGAACTTCCTGCGGACCACCGACCACAAGACCATCGGCCTGATGTACCTGGTCACGTCGTTCGTGTGGTTCATCATCGGCGGGCTGATGGCGATGCTCATGCGCGGGGAGCTGGCCCGGCCGGGGCTGCAGTTCCTGTCGCCGGAGCAGTACAACCAGCTGGTCACCATGCACGGCACGATCATGCTGCTGTTCTTCGCGACGCCGCTGTTCTTCGCGTTCGGCAATCTGATCATGCCGCTGCAGATCGGCGCGCCCGACGTCGCCTTCCCCCGGCTGAACTCCTTCTCCTACTGGCTGTTCCTGTTCGGCTCCAGCCTCGCCGTGTCGGGCTTCTTCACGCCGGGCGGGGCCGCGGACTTCGGCTGGTACGCCTACACGCCCCTGTCCGACGTCGCGCACAGCCCCGGCGCCGGCCCGGACCTGTGGATCGCCGGCCTGGCGGTGTCCGGTCTGGGCACGATCCTCGGCGCGGTCAACTTCGCGACCACGATGGTCTGCCTCCGGGCGCCGGGCATGACGCTGTTCCGGATGCCGATCTTCTGCTGGAACACGCTGGTGACCAGCCTGCTGGTGCTCTTCGCCTTCCCGATCCTCACCGCTGCCCTGTTCGGTCTCCTGGCGGATCGGCAGATCGGCGCGCTGGTGTACTCGGAGGAGAACGGTGGGTCGATGCTGTGGCAGCACCTGTTCTGGTTCTTCGGGCACCCCGAGGTCTACATCATCGCGCTGCCGTTCTTCGGCATCGTCACCGAGATCATCCCGGTCTTCAGCCGCAAGCCGCTGTTCGGCTACAAGGGCATGGTCTTCGCGACCATCGCCATCGGCGCCTTGTCCGTGACGGTCTGGGCGCACCACATGTACGCGACCGGTGCGGTGCTGCTGCCGTTCTTCGCGTTCCTGACCTACTTGATCGCGGTGCCGACCGGCATCAAGTTCTTCAACTGGATCGGCACCATGTGGCGCGGCCAGCTCACCTTCGAGACGCCGATGCTGTGGTCGATCGGCTTCCTGGTCACCTTCCTGCTCGGCGGGCTGACCGGCGTGCTGCTGGCCTCCCCGCCGCTGGACTGGCACGTCAACGACAGCTACTTCGTCGTGGCGCACTTCCACTACGTGGTCTTCGGCACCGTCGTGTTCGCGGCCAACGCCGGCATCGCCTTCTGGTTCCCCAAGATGTGCGGCCGGATGATGGACGAGCGTCTAGGGAAGCTCCAGTTCTGGATGACGTTCATCGGCTTCCACGGCACGTTCCTGGTGCAGCACTGGCTCGGCGGTGAGGGCATGCCGCGTCGCTACGCCAACTACCTGGTCAGCGACGGGTTCACCACGCTGAACACCGTGTCGACGATCTTCTCGTTCATCCTGGGCGCTTCCATCATCCCGTTCCTCTACAACGTGATCCGGTCCTGGCGCCACGGACCACTGGCGCTGCGGGACGACCCGTGGGGCCACGGCAACTCGCTGGAGTGGGCCACGTCGTCCCCGCCGCCGCGGCACAACTTCACCGAGATCCCGAAGATCCGCTCCGAGCGGCCGGCGTTCGAGGCGCATTACCCGCACCTCATCGAGCGGCTGGAGCGGGAGAAGCACGTGGGCAAGCGGCACGAGCCCTACGCCGGCGTCAGCGAAGTCGGCCTAAGTGGAGGTCAGCGGCAGGGCAGCAGGGACCCCGACCCGACCTGAGAAGGGACCCCCTGCCCCCACGGCTCGCAGGCTCGCGGCGGGACCCTGCAGGGGGCCGCCGCTCGTCCGCACTCCTCGTGGAAGGGCCCTGTTCTCGTCACCTTGGCAGGCTCACGGCGGGACCCGGGACGAGGCCGGCGGGGCCCGGAGGGGGCTGTCCGCGAGGCCTCGTCGGCCCCGGCCGGGGAAGCGGCCAGCCGGTCAGGGCAGCCAGGCGTCCAGGCCGTGCCCGTGGTGCGGATCCGGCTCCGCCCCCTCTGCATGACCGGACCGCTCCTCGTCGAGCGCCTCGCGGACCACCCAGCCGGCCAGCCCGGAGCCGTAGCCCTTGCGGGCCAGCATGCCCACCAGCCGGCGCTCGGCGGTGACCCGGTCGACCCGCCGCAGCCCGGGCAGCCGACGCTGCACCAGGCGACGGGCCGCATCCCACTCGTCCTGGTCGTCGACGAGGGCGACCGCCTCCTCGGCGACCTCGCCGTCGACGCCCTTGGCACGCAGCTCGGCCTTGAGCGCGCGCCGCGCCAGGCCTCGCCCGGCCTGGCGCGAGGTCACCCAGGCCCGGGCAAAGGCGGCGTCGTCGATGAGTCCGACTTCGCTGAACCGGTCGAGGACCAGTTCGGCGACGTCGTCGCTGATGCCGCGCTTGGCGAGCAGGTCGGCCAGCTGCTGACGGGTCTTAGGGGTGCCGGTCAGCGCCCGCAGGCAGATCGACCGGGCGACCTGCTCGGGGTCGCCCGGCTCGTCCTCGGGGTGCGGGTCGCCGGCCGGCAGGGCGGCGTCCGGACCGTCCGGGTCAGGGGACGAACCGGAGCGCCGCCCGCGTCGGCGTCCGGGAGCCGAGCGCTCCCGTGCCGCGGGCCAGCCGCCCACCGTCAGAAGTCGGGCTGGTCGGCCACGACCGGCTCATCCAGCTTCGCGCCGATGCCCAGCTTCTCCTTGACCTTCTTCTCGATCTCGTCGGCGAGGTCGGGGTTGTCGCGCAGGAAGGTGCGGACGTTCTCCTTGCCCTGGCCGAGCTGATCGCCCTCGTACGTGTACCAGGCGCCGGACTTGCGGATGAAGCCCTGCTCGACGCCGGCGTCGATCAGGCCGCCCTCACGGCTGAAGCCCTGACCCCACAGCAGGTCGAGCTCGGCCTGCTTGAACGGCGCGGCGACCTTGTTCTTGACGACCTTCACGCGGACCCGGCTGCCGACCGCCTCGGTGCCCTGCTTGAGGGTCTCGATGCGGCGGACGTCGAGCCGGACCGACGAGTAGAACTTCAGCGCGCGACCACCGGTGGTGACCTCCGGCGAGCCGTAGACGACGCCGACCTTCTCGCGCAGCTGGTTGATGAAGATCGCGGTGGTGCCGGAGTTGTTCAGCGCACCGGTGATCTTCCGGAGCGCCTGGCTCATCAGCCGGGCCTGCAGACCGACGTGGCTGTCGCCCATCTCACCCTCGATCTCGGCGCGCGGCACGAGCGCGGCGACCGAGTCGATGACGATGACGTCGAGCGCGCCGGAGCGGATGAGCATGTCGGCGATCTCCAGCGCCTGCTCACCGGTGTCGGGCTGGCTGACCAGGAGCGCGTCGGTGTCGACGCCGATGGCCCGGGCGTACTCGGGGTCGAGCGCGTGCTCGGCGTCGATGAAGGCCGCGATACCGCCGGCGGCCTGCGCGTTGGCCACCGCGTGCAGGGCGACCGTCGTCTTGCCGGAGGCCTCGGGGCCGTACACTTCGATGACGCGGCCGCGCGGTAGGCCACCGATACCGAGGGCGATGTCGAGGGCGATGGAGCCGGTCGGGATGACCTTCATCGCGACCTCGGGGCTGTCCCCCAGCCGCATCACCGACCCCTTGCCGAACTGCTTGTCGATCTGGGCGAGGGCCATGTCGAGGGCCTTGTCACGGTCGAGCGTTGCCATGGTGCTCACCTTCGGGAAGTCGCGATGCCCGTGTGTCTTCGAGCGGGTCGGTGTCGACGCTAGAGCGGGGGTCTGACACTTCCGGGGGATCCGGGCGACCTGTGGAGGAACGCCCGGCCTGTGGACTGCGGCACCAATCTAGCCCGAACGTGTGTTCGACTGCCAGCGTCGACACGCCGCTCCCGCGACTCACCGCTCCTTGCGCGGCACGTCGAACTCCTCGCAGATCGCCAGCCACACCCGCCGCACCGGCAGGCCGGCATCGATGGCCTCGACGGCGCTGCGCCCGCCCAGCGAGCTGAAGACGTGGTCGCGGGCCACGCTCTCCGCACGCATGGGGCCGAACTGCTCGCGGAGCCGGGACCAGAAATCCTGCAGGCGCACGTCCCCGACGCTAGCGCGCACCCGGCCGGCTCCGCTCCGCTCCCCGGGCTCCTACGCTGGCTGCGTGATCGGCACCGGCTCGACCAGCCTGGACCTCCTCCTCGAGATCGGCATCGCCCTGGCCCTCCTGGCCTCGCTGGTCCTGCTCTGGCGCAACTACCGGGGCCGCTGAGCCACTCCTGCTCCCCCGGTCCGCGCCCACACCACCAGCAGCGGGACCACGAGCGCGGCCGAGACCGTCGCCACCAGGCCGTAGCCGCCCAGGGCGAGCAGCGGGCCCCCGGCGACACCGGCGACCGCGGCACCCAGCCCCATGAGCAGGTCGGTGCCGCCCTGGGCGGCCGGCCGCTGCTCGTCGCTGACCGACTCGGTGACGAGCGTGGAACCGGCGATGAGCCCGCAGGACCAGCCCAGCCCGAGCAGCAGCAGCCCGGTGCCGAGCTGCAGCGCCGCGTCGGGTGCCGCCGTCCCGGCCAGCGCGGCCGCGGCCAGCAGCAGGGCCGCGGCCACGGCGACCGTGGTCCGGCTGCCGGCCCGGTCGGCCAGCAGTCCGACCAGTGGGGAGAACAGGTACATGCCGGCGACGTGCACGCTGATGACCAGGCCGATGACGCGCAGCGTCGTCCCGCCGGCGTGGCCCATGTGCACCGGCGCCATGACCATCACGCCGACCATCACCGCGTGGGAGACCACCACCGCGGTGATCCCGAGCCGGCCGCGAGGGTCGGCCCACACGGCGCGGACGGCGTCCGTGGTGGCCCGTCGTGGCCGGCCGACGTCCGCCCCTGCGCCCCGCAGCCGGCGGGCCAGCAGCAACGGGTCGGGCCGCAGCAGGGCGAGCAGGCCCAGGGCGACGGCCGCGAAGACAGCGACGGAGATGGCGAAGGCCCCGGTGAGCGGAGGCAGTCCCAGGACGTCGCCGAGCGCCTCACCGGGGCCGGCGAGGTTGGGGCCGAGCACCGAGCCGACCGTGGTCGCCCACACCACCAGGGACAGCGCCCGCCCGCGCTGCTCGGGTACGGCGAGGTCGGCCGCGGCGTAGCGCGCCTGCAGCCCGCACGCGGTGGCGGCGCCGAAGGCGAACAGTCCGACGAGGAGCAGCGGCAGCGACGAGGCGACCGCGGCGACGATGGTCAGCAGGGCACCCAGGACGGCGACCGCGTACCCGGCGGCCAGCCCGGCCCGCCGGCCGGCGCGGTCGCTGACGCGGGCCAGCGGCACGGCGAGGACCGCGGCCCCGAGCACGCCGGCCGTCTGGCCGAGACCGGCCGCGGTCTCGGTGCCGGCCACGTCGCGTGCGAGGAGGCCACCGACGGTGATGCCGACCGTGATGCCGAGCCCGCTCAGGGCGACGCTCCCGCTGAGCACCCCGAGGGTCCGGCGCTGGACGGCGACCGGGTCGACGGCCCGGGTCTCCGCGGTCACTGCAGGACCGCCCTACAGACCCATGGCACGGCCGACGATCTCCCGCATGATCTCGTTGGTGCCGCCGTAGATCGGCTGGATGCGGGCGTCGCGCCAGGCCTTGGACACCGGGTACTCGTCCATGTAGCCGTAGCCGCCGTGCAGCTGCAGACACCGGTCGGCCACCTTGTTCTGCAGCTCGGTGGTCCAGTACTTGGCCATCGCCGCGTCGACCGGGGTGAGCTCGCCGCGGTCGAGCTGGCGCACGCACTCGTCGACGAAGGTCCGGGCGATGGTGACCTCGGTCTGCAGCTCGGCCAGGACGAACCGGCTGTTCTGGAAGCTGCCCACGGGCCGACCGAAGGCGGTGCGCCCGGTGACGTACTCGACGGTCTGTGCCAGCACGGTCTCGGCCGCGGCCACCGCGCCGACCGCGATCGACAGCCGCTCCTGCGGCAGGTTCTCCATGAGGTGGGCGAAGCCGCGGTTCTCCGTGCCCAGCAGGTTCTCGGCCGGCACCCGCACGCCGTCGAAGTACAGCTCCGCGGTGTCCTGCGCCTTGAGACCGATCTTGGCCAGGTTCCGCCCGCGGGTGAATCCGGGCATGTCCCGCTCGACGACGAGGAGGCTCAGCCCCCGCGACCCCGG
Proteins encoded:
- a CDS encoding MFS transporter; protein product: MTAETRAVDPVAVQRRTLGVLSGSVALSGLGITVGITVGGLLARDVAGTETAAGLGQTAGVLGAAVLAVPLARVSDRAGRRAGLAAGYAVAVLGALLTIVAAVASSLPLLLVGLFAFGAATACGLQARYAAADLAVPEQRGRALSLVVWATTVGSVLGPNLAGPGEALGDVLGLPPLTGAFAISVAVFAAVALGLLALLRPDPLLLARRLRGAGADVGRPRRATTDAVRAVWADPRGRLGITAVVVSHAVMVGVMVMAPVHMGHAGGTTLRVIGLVISVHVAGMYLFSPLVGLLADRAGSRTTVAVAAALLLAAAALAGTAAPDAALQLGTGLLLLGLGWSCGLIAGSTLVTESVSDEQRPAAQGGTDLLMGLGAAVAGVAGGPLLALGGYGLVATVSAALVVPLLVVWARTGGAGVAQRPR
- a CDS encoding regulatory protein RecX, whose product is MGGWPAARERSAPGRRRGRRSGSSPDPDGPDAALPAGDPHPEDEPGDPEQVARSICLRALTGTPKTRQQLADLLAKRGISDDVAELVLDRFSEVGLIDDAAFARAWVTSRQAGRGLARRALKAELRAKGVDGEVAEEAVALVDDQDEWDAARRLVQRRLPGLRRVDRVTAERRLVGMLARKGYGSGLAGWVVREALDEERSGHAEGAEPDPHHGHGLDAWLP
- a CDS encoding DUF3046 domain-containing protein, whose amino-acid sequence is MRLQDFWSRLREQFGPMRAESVARDHVFSSLGGRSAVEAIDAGLPVRRVWLAICEEFDVPRKER
- the ctaD gene encoding cytochrome c oxidase subunit I, with the protein product MTALAPHPIVTRSSTAPAPEKGSRLSNFLRTTDHKTIGLMYLVTSFVWFIIGGLMAMLMRGELARPGLQFLSPEQYNQLVTMHGTIMLLFFATPLFFAFGNLIMPLQIGAPDVAFPRLNSFSYWLFLFGSSLAVSGFFTPGGAADFGWYAYTPLSDVAHSPGAGPDLWIAGLAVSGLGTILGAVNFATTMVCLRAPGMTLFRMPIFCWNTLVTSLLVLFAFPILTAALFGLLADRQIGALVYSEENGGSMLWQHLFWFFGHPEVYIIALPFFGIVTEIIPVFSRKPLFGYKGMVFATIAIGALSVTVWAHHMYATGAVLLPFFAFLTYLIAVPTGIKFFNWIGTMWRGQLTFETPMLWSIGFLVTFLLGGLTGVLLASPPLDWHVNDSYFVVAHFHYVVFGTVVFAANAGIAFWFPKMCGRMMDERLGKLQFWMTFIGFHGTFLVQHWLGGEGMPRRYANYLVSDGFTTLNTVSTIFSFILGASIIPFLYNVIRSWRHGPLALRDDPWGHGNSLEWATSSPPPRHNFTEIPKIRSERPAFEAHYPHLIERLEREKHVGKRHEPYAGVSEVGLSGGQRQGSRDPDPT
- the recA gene encoding recombinase RecA is translated as MATLDRDKALDMALAQIDKQFGKGSVMRLGDSPEVAMKVIPTGSIALDIALGIGGLPRGRVIEVYGPEASGKTTVALHAVANAQAAGGIAAFIDAEHALDPEYARAIGVDTDALLVSQPDTGEQALEIADMLIRSGALDVIVIDSVAALVPRAEIEGEMGDSHVGLQARLMSQALRKITGALNNSGTTAIFINQLREKVGVVYGSPEVTTGGRALKFYSSVRLDVRRIETLKQGTEAVGSRVRVKVVKNKVAAPFKQAELDLLWGQGFSREGGLIDAGVEQGFIRKSGAWYTYEGDQLGQGKENVRTFLRDNPDLADEIEKKVKEKLGIGAKLDEPVVADQPDF
- a CDS encoding amino acid ABC transporter permease translates to MTTPVLFDVPGPKARRRIRIGTAVGVLVVVAIAVLVLVRLAGNGQLEAQRWAVLFDPASQVPQALGQALLRTLQVAIVGMVLATVLGLVLSVGRLSEHRWVRVVVTTSIEFFRAVPLLVLIFALYFLLPKFGIRLSAFWALVGGLVLYNAAVLAEIFRAGILSVDRGQREAAYGLGMRKTQVMTLVLLPQAVRRMLPVLIAQLVVLLKDTSLGFIISFPELLRGARGLVEFFTLQFGNQYTFQLYVAAAVIYIAINLVLSWLAQYVERRTRGNAKTAATTPTELPADVQMGGGGGVVPTVR